Proteins from one Embleya scabrispora genomic window:
- a CDS encoding TIGR00730 family Rossman fold protein, whose product MDARFAPEEPPEFASPSEVEEQHSGMGHLGTEAWRVLRIQTEFVDGFGMLADLGRAVSVFGSARTKPGSAEYRIGERVGQALAEAGYAVITGGGPGAMEAANKGARDAGGQSVGVGIKLPFESGLNPYVDRGITFRYFFARKTMFVKYAQGFIVLPGGIGTLDELFEALTLVQTGKVTHFPVVLIGRDYWSGLVDWVRDVVIAQGKASPADLDLIRITDDVDEAVRIIRDADLECSKLEAEARADKAAAEGRAAGGSIAT is encoded by the coding sequence ATGGACGCGCGATTCGCTCCGGAGGAGCCACCCGAGTTCGCCTCGCCCAGCGAGGTGGAGGAACAACATTCCGGCATGGGGCACCTCGGCACCGAGGCGTGGCGGGTACTGCGGATCCAGACCGAGTTCGTGGACGGGTTCGGCATGCTCGCCGACCTCGGCCGCGCGGTCAGCGTGTTCGGCTCGGCCCGGACCAAACCGGGCTCGGCCGAGTACCGCATCGGCGAACGGGTCGGACAGGCGCTCGCGGAGGCCGGCTACGCGGTGATCACCGGCGGCGGCCCCGGCGCGATGGAGGCGGCCAACAAGGGTGCTCGGGACGCCGGCGGACAGTCGGTGGGCGTCGGCATCAAGCTGCCGTTCGAGTCCGGGCTGAACCCGTACGTGGACCGCGGCATCACCTTCCGCTACTTCTTCGCGCGCAAGACGATGTTCGTCAAGTACGCGCAGGGCTTCATCGTGCTGCCCGGCGGGATCGGCACGCTGGACGAGTTGTTCGAGGCGCTCACCCTCGTGCAGACCGGCAAGGTCACGCACTTCCCGGTGGTGCTGATCGGCCGCGACTACTGGAGCGGACTGGTCGACTGGGTGCGTGACGTGGTGATCGCCCAGGGCAAGGCGTCGCCGGCCGACCTGGACCTGATCCGGATCACCGACGACGTGGACGAGGCGGTGCGGATCATCCGCGACGCCGATCTGGAGTGCTCGAAACTGGAGGCCGAGGCACGCGCGGACAAGGCCGCCGCCGAAGGACGCGCCGCCGGCGGGTCGATTGCCACCTGA
- the dapE gene encoding succinyl-diaminopimelate desuccinylase — protein sequence MTVKLDLSQDAASLTAQLVDIPSVSGDERVLADAVEEALRAVPHLTVYRDGDSVVARTELGRAERILIAGHLDTVPIADNLPSRIEGPLMYGCGTSDMKSGVAVQLRLAAHLPEPNRDVTYVFYDCEEVEAARNGLLRLANNHPEWLVADFAVLMEPTGGAVEGGCQGTLRVTVTTTGTRAHSARSWLGDNAIHAAAPILARLRAYEGARVEIDGLEYREGLNAVKIEGGVAGNVIPDACAVTVNFRFAPNRSVEQALAHVCEVFAGFDVVLTDEAAGALPGLDRPAAAAFVAAIGTPPRAKFGWTDVARFSALGIPAVNYGPGDPNLAHKRDEHVEIALIGDSEERLRHWLG from the coding sequence ATGACCGTGAAGCTCGATCTGTCCCAGGACGCGGCATCGCTCACCGCGCAACTCGTCGACATCCCGTCGGTCAGCGGCGACGAGCGGGTGCTCGCCGACGCGGTGGAGGAGGCGCTGCGCGCCGTCCCGCACCTGACCGTGTACCGGGACGGCGACTCGGTCGTCGCCCGCACCGAACTCGGGCGCGCCGAGCGCATCCTGATCGCGGGTCATCTGGACACCGTGCCGATCGCGGACAACCTGCCGTCGCGGATCGAGGGTCCGCTGATGTACGGGTGCGGCACCTCCGACATGAAGAGCGGCGTCGCGGTGCAACTGCGGCTCGCCGCGCACCTGCCCGAGCCCAATCGCGACGTCACCTACGTGTTCTACGACTGCGAGGAGGTGGAGGCCGCGCGCAACGGGCTGCTGCGGCTGGCGAACAACCACCCCGAGTGGCTGGTCGCCGACTTCGCGGTGCTGATGGAGCCCACCGGCGGCGCGGTCGAGGGCGGCTGCCAGGGCACCTTGCGGGTCACGGTGACCACCACCGGCACCCGCGCGCACTCGGCCCGTTCGTGGCTGGGCGACAACGCGATCCACGCCGCGGCGCCGATCCTGGCCCGGTTGCGGGCGTACGAGGGCGCGCGGGTGGAGATCGACGGCCTCGAATACCGCGAGGGGCTGAACGCGGTGAAGATCGAGGGCGGCGTCGCGGGCAACGTGATCCCGGACGCGTGCGCGGTGACGGTCAACTTCCGCTTCGCGCCCAATCGCAGCGTCGAGCAGGCGCTGGCGCACGTGTGCGAGGTGTTCGCCGGGTTCGACGTGGTGCTCACCGACGAGGCCGCCGGGGCGCTGCCCGGCCTGGACCGGCCCGCCGCGGCGGCGTTCGTGGCGGCGATCGGGACGCCGCCGCGGGCCAAGTTCGGCTGGACCGACGTGGCGCGTTTTTCCGCGCTGGGCATTCCGGCGGTGAACTACGGGCCGGGCGATCCGAATCTGGCGCACAAGCGGGACGAGCACGTGGAGATCGCGCTGATCGGGGACAGCGAGGAGCGGCTGCGGCACTGGCTCGGCTGA